Proteins from a single region of Chloroflexota bacterium:
- a CDS encoding FadR family transcriptional regulator has translation MTIWEQFPFLEYLANQAAQNGNGHHLPPLKEAGKALGWSITRVREELAVAKALGFVEARPRVGLRRLPYTFTPAVSLSLHYALHLDQEKYFQQFADLRKKIEAAYFHKAARLLTDEDKEYLKTLVATAWEQLRGNPIHIPHAEHRDLHLTIYRRLNNAFVQGILEAYWEAYEAIGYNRYTDYTYLSKVWQYHERMVEAICAGKYDEGYQALLEHTELLYHRPLEGITPTA, from the coding sequence GTGACCATCTGGGAGCAATTCCCGTTTCTGGAATATCTTGCCAACCAGGCCGCTCAAAACGGCAACGGCCACCATCTGCCACCCCTAAAAGAAGCGGGGAAAGCATTAGGATGGAGCATTACCCGCGTGCGGGAAGAACTGGCCGTCGCGAAGGCGTTGGGGTTCGTCGAGGCTCGCCCGCGGGTCGGGCTACGCCGTCTGCCCTACACCTTCACCCCGGCCGTCTCGCTCAGCCTGCACTATGCCCTACATCTGGATCAGGAAAAATACTTCCAGCAATTCGCCGACCTGCGGAAGAAAATCGAAGCCGCGTATTTCCATAAAGCAGCCCGTTTGCTCACCGACGAAGACAAAGAATACCTCAAAACCCTGGTCGCCACGGCGTGGGAACAGTTGCGCGGCAACCCCATCCATATTCCCCATGCCGAGCATCGCGACCTGCACCTCACCATTTACCGCCGCTTGAACAATGCCTTCGTTCAAGGCATTCTGGAAGCCTACTGGGAAGCCTACGAAGCCATCGGCTACAACCGTTATACCGACTATACCTACCTGAGCAAAGTGTGGCAATACCACGAGCGCATGGTCGAGGCCATCTGCGCCGGGAAATACGACGAAGGCTACCAGGCCTTGCTGGAGCACACCGAATTGCTCTACCACCGCCCTCTCGAGGGAATCACACCCACTGCGTAG
- a CDS encoding ribokinase, translating into MAAHHRLPSVASSARGRPRRGRPPRRRRWRRRRSFCSRFARRREVAMTVWENIDPDRPVLVLGSAAVDTVAYPQTPLEEGAAVPAHMRTASGGVARNIAENLARLGQPVVFLSAVGRDAAGDRLLEELAALGVDVHAVLRVTDYPTGRYVGVLRPEGGLYHGFYDMRISRSLTADYLRHHANLFMDAAALVMDANLPKATLRTAFALARKAGLPVTADPTSPQLARNLRRYLPRLALITPNHQEAAALLERPLDPTDFEEVTRAAKDLVAQGVGLAVVTLAEFGLCYATSDGQGHLPALRTEILDPTGAGDALTAVVLYGLLHGFPVDDAIQLGISAASLALNAEGNVPADLSLERLYDQLVV; encoded by the coding sequence ATGGCGGCGCACCATCGCTTACCTTCAGTCGCTTCTTCCGCGCGAGGTAGACCGCGAAGAGGAAGGCCTCCGCGAAGGCGGCGATGGCGACGGCGAAGATCATTCTGCTCGCGCTTTGCCCGACGAAGAGAGGTAGCCATGACCGTTTGGGAGAATATTGACCCCGACCGCCCCGTGCTGGTGCTTGGCAGCGCCGCAGTAGATACGGTAGCCTACCCCCAAACGCCGCTGGAAGAGGGCGCAGCCGTGCCGGCGCACATGCGCACGGCCAGCGGTGGCGTGGCGCGCAATATTGCGGAGAACCTGGCGCGATTGGGGCAGCCGGTGGTTTTCCTTTCGGCCGTGGGGCGCGACGCGGCAGGCGACCGCTTGCTGGAAGAACTGGCCGCGCTGGGGGTAGACGTGCACGCGGTGCTGCGGGTGACCGATTACCCCACCGGACGCTATGTGGGGGTGCTGCGGCCGGAGGGTGGCCTTTACCACGGCTTTTACGATATGCGCATTAGCCGCTCGCTGACGGCCGACTATTTGCGCCATCATGCCAACCTTTTCATGGATGCTGCCGCGCTGGTGATGGATGCTAACCTGCCCAAGGCGACTTTGCGCACGGCTTTTGCTTTGGCCCGCAAAGCCGGTTTGCCGGTGACTGCCGACCCAACCTCGCCGCAACTGGCGCGCAACCTGCGCCGCTACCTGCCCCGCCTGGCGCTCATCACACCCAACCATCAGGAAGCCGCTGCATTGTTGGAGCGCCCGCTTGACCCCACCGATTTTGAGGAGGTGACGCGCGCGGCTAAGGACCTGGTAGCCCAGGGCGTTGGGCTGGCTGTGGTGACCCTGGCCGAGTTTGGGCTTTGCTACGCCACTTCCGATGGGCAAGGGCACCTGCCGGCCCTGCGTACCGAAATCCTCGACCCCACCGGCGCGGGCGATGCCCTGACCGCCGTGGTGCTTTACGGCTTGCTGCATGGCTTCCCGGTGGATGATGCGATACAATTGGGCATCTCGGCGGCATCCCTCGCTTTGAATGCCGAGGGCAATGTGCCTGCCGACCTTTCGCTGGAACGACTCTACGATCAACTGGTGGTGTAA
- a CDS encoding pseudouridine-5'-phosphate glycosidase: protein MENRQLPPGVQIAPHVARALSLKMPVVALESTVITHGLPKPDNLSLAHDMETAVQNAGATPATVGVLGGKVIVGLDDAELARLAGVASPCKISVRDFGPAIAQKADGGTTVAGTLLAARLAGIRVFATGGIGGVHRWPPHDVSADLPVLANSPVIVVCAGAKAILDLPATLEMLETLAVPVVGYQTDEFPAFYSRESGLKTPHRADTPKEVAQIAKAHWALGLQSAVLVVVPPPAEAALPREQVDAAIEQALQEAEARGVRGQASTPFLLERVSELTGHASLQANLALLKNNAVVAAQIARALFPAPMAYMV, encoded by the coding sequence ATGGAAAACCGTCAACTTCCCCCTGGAGTTCAAATCGCCCCGCATGTTGCGCGGGCGCTTTCGTTAAAGATGCCTGTGGTGGCGCTGGAATCGACCGTCATCACCCACGGCTTGCCCAAACCCGACAACCTTTCACTGGCGCATGATATGGAAACTGCCGTGCAGAATGCCGGGGCGACGCCAGCCACGGTAGGGGTGTTGGGCGGGAAGGTCATTGTGGGGCTGGACGATGCCGAACTGGCGCGGCTTGCTGGTGTGGCTTCCCCTTGCAAAATCAGCGTGCGCGATTTTGGCCCGGCCATTGCCCAGAAAGCCGATGGCGGCACTACGGTGGCGGGCACGCTCTTGGCGGCGCGGCTGGCGGGCATTCGCGTGTTTGCCACCGGCGGTATTGGCGGCGTGCATCGCTGGCCGCCCCACGATGTTTCGGCTGACCTGCCTGTCCTGGCGAACAGCCCCGTCATTGTGGTTTGCGCAGGGGCAAAGGCCATTCTTGATCTGCCTGCTACGCTGGAAATGCTGGAAACTCTCGCCGTGCCGGTGGTGGGCTATCAGACGGATGAATTTCCTGCCTTCTACTCACGGGAAAGCGGGTTGAAAACGCCGCATCGCGCCGACACGCCCAAGGAGGTTGCCCAAATTGCCAAAGCCCACTGGGCCTTGGGGTTGCAAAGTGCGGTACTGGTGGTGGTGCCGCCCCCTGCTGAAGCAGCGCTGCCGCGTGAGCAGGTTGATGCGGCGATTGAGCAGGCGTTGCAGGAGGCCGAAGCCCGCGGGGTGCGCGGTCAGGCCAGTACACCTTTCTTGCTGGAACGGGTCAGCGAACTGACCGGCCACGCCAGTTTGCAGGCCAACCTGGCCTTGCTCAAGAACAACGCTGTCGTGGCGGCGCAAATTGCCCGGGCGCTCTTCCCTGCGCCGATGGCCTACATGGTGTGA
- a CDS encoding carbon-nitrogen family hydrolase — MAGERLTLALAQMAVDEDAREVNFRRAAEMVASAARAGAALVLLPELWGCGYSAAHFPACAEALDEGLFARMAALAAAYRIAVGGSHVERHGEHLYNTFALYGPDGRRWGIYRKVHRFLPLGEGVLTAGDAVGLVETPWGAAGLAVCYDLRFPEMFRVQRSAGVPWLLLVAAWPLSRVAHWNALLRARAVENQAFVVAVNRAGRQGETRFGGHSVVLTPRGEVVAQAGEDEALVLAGVDLSQAGAYREAFPVWAHRRPEAYRLPEGQA, encoded by the coding sequence ATGGCGGGCGAGCGTCTGACCCTTGCACTGGCCCAAATGGCAGTGGACGAGGATGCGCGCGAGGTCAACTTCCGGCGGGCAGCCGAAATGGTGGCGTCCGCGGCGCGTGCGGGGGCGGCGTTGGTGCTGTTGCCGGAACTTTGGGGGTGTGGGTACAGCGCAGCGCATTTCCCTGCCTGTGCCGAGGCGCTGGATGAGGGCCTCTTTGCCCGTATGGCGGCGCTGGCGGCGGCTTATCGCATCGCGGTGGGAGGCTCGCATGTAGAGCGCCACGGCGAGCATCTTTACAACACCTTCGCGCTCTACGGCCCCGATGGCCGCCGTTGGGGCATATATCGCAAGGTTCACCGCTTTTTGCCTTTGGGTGAGGGTGTGTTGACCGCAGGCGATGCTGTGGGGTTGGTGGAAACCCCCTGGGGTGCGGCTGGGCTGGCGGTGTGCTACGACCTCCGTTTCCCGGAAATGTTTCGGGTGCAGCGAAGCGCCGGCGTGCCATGGTTGTTGCTGGTGGCTGCGTGGCCGCTTTCCCGCGTGGCCCACTGGAATGCCCTCTTGCGCGCCCGTGCCGTGGAAAATCAGGCCTTCGTCGTCGCCGTCAACCGGGCGGGAAGGCAGGGCGAGACGCGCTTCGGCGGGCATAGTGTGGTGCTGACGCCGCGGGGTGAAGTGGTGGCGCAGGCGGGGGAAGATGAAGCGCTGGTGCTTGCCGGGGTGGATTTGTCGCAGGCTGGGGCGTATCGGGAGGCCTTCCCGGTGTGGGCGCATCGCCGCCCGGAGGCTTATCGTTTGCCGGAGGGCCAGGCGTGA